The following coding sequences are from one Ornithodoros turicata isolate Travis chromosome 1, ASM3712646v1, whole genome shotgun sequence window:
- the LOC135379062 gene encoding uncharacterized protein LOC135379062 yields the protein MKDVCILNNRNRSIPVLGASLMPREIAKTWRKMSLEWFNSRAFLCGKVAPLDQPDMDQEMSARHACVRREMHTAIELKNLNSAEQCLYSAPQLTWWLCPDTHQSALHRAVKRNAFDIYALLLACNCRFLNDAEKSCLDRLSVVQRCEIQRQTSFIDDYFSQHIAFLNSKLHGVSESFKCRMNDLFVKLDSISLVRTILKVLATTEHLIVDCNEERNSVEFMLPTAVRMDDGTIYLDGKEEEVLGLLARALCSLALHLVFNNGGKPYGSYGVFAESHYQESVECLMENRAISDSILRAALSHDSKTDLITGVPQVLAYYNDAGKGDTLLKQEAGELYRFFKYHVVSSMEVYIEETMLEREAEEIRTSNEKLGRRWDECVPKKFANSYMYHNLPHACLSVLTAPTLLFLEELVDNAFYCVHRFLFLEARRWDSVSRKVLSENRCVIVTISCGGMCDIQEILEVLHEVKEVQGAKIILLVETQNIEYYVAQVKGNAFFEKKHAVQEVDRARFENVSRYWATDVLKEMRVRLLSSEASFSCDVVFNMSGSVDLLDEATFVKLCKKECLVIGQGHHGSSQEPVGSNHLDDLVETASPYSLPRITLKFERAVMIEMNTLFDVLYLDEALAICSLSSRESIASELPNGEDIYSMDELDEFRQFVFLKCAEQYDDLIRSSYYSDRIVHLLEFDLLKRRFLWRKSNGPSSHLPISDKYTYDVRCALNTKEKIVVVCGTPGMGKTTIARQLAKEVKAENGKIWVLYIDLPNQERLGNLRDPVETFRKFAALCGVKDDGIEYSVFWELISSTSPVKTCIAFDGYDAITEGAREVTLILVRCLAEETSLKLFVFSRTVFKDSLQDALHTVPYELAPIEAQDSEMFFKKCGRNKSSRSVLSKVAEIYRNGSNLAELQSPMALRIIAELLCADDAEDRSQFVQDIFRRSDDVTLLDLLKLYIETKYMAYRKQKEEAGDHAGTVSHDGGASKHEFHEVYGLLALRAIFNEDMCARILNQTRLGSTSPDVQLRKDAAEFVRGHGIVVSINDGVPVFAQRTLAELFAAEFLSQRVSQSRTKNAPLSYILSTLSADDAYSGVLKFFKGLEEASNSMDWAAVEDSDDDLDIDFDIDIDDYSD from the exons ATGAAGGACGTCTGCATCCTGAACAATAGGAACAGATCGATACCCGTGCTTGGAGCTAGCCTTATGCCAAGGGAAATAGCTAAGACATGGAGGAAAATGTCTCTGGAGTGGTTCAATAGCAGAG CATTTCTCTGCGGAAAAGTTGCTCCACTCGACCAGCCTGACATGGACCAAGAAATGTCTGCACGGCACGCATGTGTCCGAAGGGAGATGCACACTGCGATTGAATTAAAAAATCTTAACAGCGCAGAGCAGTGTCTATACTCCGCCCCTCAGCTTACGTGGTGGCTATGTCCAGACACACATCAATCAGCTCTGCACAGGGCAGTCAAGAGGAACGCTTTCGACATTTACGCCCTGCTCCTTGCATGCAACTGTCGCTTCCTCAACGACGCTGAAAAGAGCTGCCTAGACAGATTATCGGTTGTCCAGCGCTGCGAAATACAACGACAGACGTCATTCATTGATGATTACTTTAGCCAACACATAGCGTTCCTTAATAGTAAATTGCATGGCGTGTCCGAATCTTTCAAATGCAGAATGAACGACTTGTTCGTTAAGCTTGACAGCATCTCTTTGGTGAGAACTATTCTCAAGGTCCTAGCCACGACTGAACACTTGATTGTTGATTGCAACGAAGAACGCAATAGCGTCGAGTTCATGTTGCCTACCGCAGTACGGATGGATGATGGGACGATCTACTTGGACGGAAAAGAGGAAGAAGTTCTTGGCTTACTTGCGCGCGCACTCTGTTCCTTGGCCCTGCATCTGGTATTCAACAACGGTGGGAAGCCGTACGGGAGCTATGGTGTCTTCGCCGAGAGCCACTACCAAGAAAGTGTGGAGTGTCTTATGGAAAACAGAGCAATATCAGACAGTATTTTGAGAGCTGCCTTGTCCCATGACTCCAAGACGGATCTGATCACCGGCGTGCCTCAGGTGCTTGCTTACTACAACGACGCAGGAAAAGGAGACACTCTTCTGAAGCAAGAGGCCGGGGAGCTATACCGCTTCTTCAAATACCATGTTGTTTCCAGCATGGAAGTTTATATTGAGGAAACCATGCTGGAAAGGGAAGCTGAAGAAATCAGAACTAGCAATGAAAAATTGGGAAGGCGCTGGGATGAATGCGTGCCAAAAAAGTTCGCGAATAGCTATATGTACCATAACCTTCCTCATGCTTGTCTTTCTGTTCTCACAGCGCCTACCTTACTGTTCCTTGAGGAACTTGTGGATAATGCTTTCTACTGTGTACATCGGTTTTTGTTTCTGGAAGCTCGTCGGTGGGACAGCGTGTCGCGCAAAGTACTCAGTGAAAATCGTTGCGTTATTGTGACAATTTCTTGCGGAGGAATGTGTGATATACAAGAAATTCTAGAAGTGCTGCACGAAGTGAAGGAAGTGCAAGGTGCAAAAATCATTCTGCTTGTGGAAACACAAAACATCGAATATTACGTGGCACAAGTTAAGGGAAACGCCTTCTTCGAGAAAAAACACGCCGTGCAGGAAGTAGACCGAGCTCGTTTCGAAAACGTCTCACGCTATTGGGCAACTGATGTGTTGAAAGAAATGAGAGTACGTCTCCTTTCATCCGAAGCATCGTTTTCCTGTGACGTGGTCTTCAACATGAGCGGCTCTGTTGACCTCCTCGACGAGGCTACGTTCGTCAAGTTATGCAAGAAAGAATGTCTCGTGATTGGTCAAGGGCACCATGGAAGTAGCCAAGAGCCCGTCGGAAGCAACCATCTGGACGACTTGGTAGAAACCGCGAGTCCATATAGTTTACCTCGGATTACGCTGAAGTTTGAGAGAGCTGTGATGATTGAGATGAACACTCTCTTCGATGTCTTGTACCTGGACGAAGCCTTGGCGATTTGTTCCCTGTCCTCCAGAGAAAGCATAGCTTCAGAGCTTCCCAACGGAGAGGATATTTATAGCATGGATGAATTGGACGAGTTTCGGCAATTCGTCTTTCTCAAGTGCGCTGAACAATATGATGATCTAATCAGGTCCAGTTATTACAGTGACAGGATAGTTCATCTGCTCGAATTCGACCTATTAAAAAGACGTTTCCTGTGGAGAAAGTCCAACGGTCCTTCAAGCCACCTTCCAATTTCGGACAAATACACGTACGACGTGAGGTGTGCGTTGAATACCAAAGAAAAAATTGTCGTTGTCTGTGGAACACCGGGGATGGGGAAGACAACGATCGCTCGTCAACTGGCAAAGGAAGTGAAAGCGGAAAATGGTAAAATATGGGTTTTATATATTGATCTCCCAAATCAAGAACGGCTGGGGAATTTAAGAGATCCGGTCGAGACTTTCAGGAAGTTCGCAGCTCTATGTGGAGTAAAGGATGACGGTATTGAGTACAGCGTCTTCTGGGAGCTGATAAGCAGTACAAGTCCTGTTAAGACATGCATTGCTTTTGACGGGTATGACGCCATAACTGAAGGTGCAAGGGAAGTCACGTTGATACTCGTTAGGTGCCTCGCTGAAGAGACATCTCTTAAGCTGTTCGTATTCAGTCGCACTGTGTTCAAGGACAGCTTGCAAGATGCCCTACACACGGTACCGTACGAATTAGCACCTATCGAGGCGCAAGACAGCGAGATGTTCTTCAAAAAATGCGGTCGGAATAAATCGTCACGTTCAGTCCTCAGTAAAGTTGCTGAGATCTACAGGAATGGTAGCAACTTGGCAGAGTTGCAAAGCCCTATGGCACTTCGCATAATAGCAGAACTGCTCTGTGCAGATGACGCTGAAGACAGGTCGCAATTCGTCCAGGACATTTTCAGACGAAGTGATGACGTTACTCTCCTCGATCTCTTGAAGTTGTACATTGAGACGAAGTATATGGCCTACAGGAAACAGAAGGAAGAAGCAGGCGACCACGCAGGCACCGTGTCGCACGATGGTGGAGCGTCCAAACACGAGTTTCACGAAGTATACGGTCTGCTGGCTTTAAGGGCCATATTCAACGAGGATATGTGCGCGCGAATTTTAAACCAGACGCGGCTCGGAAGTACAAGTCCCGATGTGCAGCTAAGGAAAGACGCGGCTGAGTTCGTGAGGGGTCATGGCATAGTGGTGAGCATCAACGACGGAGTTCCTGTTTTCGCACAAAGAACCTTGGCTGAACTATTCGCAGCCGAGTTCCTGTCCCAAAGAGTCAGCCAGAGTAGGACGAAGAATGCACCATTGAGTTATATTCTTTCAACTCTGTCCGCGGATGACGCGTATAGCGGAGTACTCAAGTTCTTCAAGGGTCTCGAAGAAGCTTCGAACTCGATGGACTGGGCTGCCGTAGAAGACTCTGATGATGATTTGGATATTGATTTCGATATTGATATCGATGATTATTCCGATTGA